The region AGAAGCCTCTGATGGGTGAGATAACGCAGAAGtagaaagaacattgcagcaagaatattgacgtctttcagaacttctaattgcAATGCAGAAGCGGATTTAGAACGCAAAtttcagaaactgatgatgttgcacatcatatgatcagaatcagaactgtTTGTTAAAGCTCCACAATAACAAACTATTAGGGTACCcaaattattctcacacaaatacaatattgttatcatcaaaattcaaGTGTATATatgcagaaccaaatcttattctaacaGGCCTGAGCTCAGaagagaggggggggggggtcatgggttcagaaagggggatctggttcctgagagaatcataTGTTGAGTTGGTACCACGTGCATAACGTCATGTTGTGTCGTGAGTTTCATTGCATATATGTGTATATTATTGTGGAATGAGTGTGAGATTGTGATGATATGATGTTCATTGTGTACTAAATGTATGATATGTTATGTGTTTATCTACCCTTGCATTCTTTACACCATTTTATATCGAAGTTTATTTATCACCCATTTTGCTtcatgttgtccaccatggacatcttaCAGATAATTAGGAGTAAAATTATTGTTGTGTGGGGAAGGTGGCTTGTTGGAGCTATTCTTCATTTACTTATCATTTATCGTAATTTAGTGATTTTAGTGTTCTGATCTTGTAATATCGAGAACAAAgtgttttactatgttttcagTTTATGTGGTTTAAAGTCTAAGACTTTATTTGCGAAATTTAATTTTGAAGTTGTTATAATATAATTTTCCGTTGCTTGTTGTCAAATGTGTTGATGAGTTTTTGGATGGTTGTCGTAATGAAACCTTAAATTATCGATTAAATCTTTATATATAAGTTTAGGGGTTTAGGAAGTTATACTTTCCAACAATGTTTTTGGGTATAATTAATATGATGTTTGACTTTAATATCTTAAATGAGTTTAactctttttattttgttttatttaataGATTGACATTTTATTTGTCAACTATTTAACTCTTACAATATTTGATGAGTTAAAATCAACATAAAGTCAAAAGGAAAGAAATTTAATGTCCATTAAATATTGGTTGAATTGTTGAGCTCCATTATTTAAATTTCACATCTAGAATGTAAATTAATCAATTGTTATATTTTGACTTGCCAACTTCTTTCCACAAATTTTTAAAGCAATTTCAAAATCAACATAAACTAACACATTTTAGTACAATAATATACATTGTCAATGGAAATTAAATTTGTGTATTTGTTTGAACTTTAAGTAAAATATGAACAAATTAAACATGAATTAGTCTAGTAATACAAATAAACTAAATATCACAATAAAACAACAGTGGATGCTAAGAAATGATATATCCTCTTGAATTGCTATGCTATCATGATCACATCTTGGTTTAAGAAAAGCTGAGGTCTAATCCAATGTTGATTCCATTGTAAGCTATTGGAGCATACATCCACATATCATCAGAACTCAGAACCTATTTCATTTCATCcaaataaataaacaaaaatgaATTAGACTTTATCTTTTGGCATGTAGGAATTGAAAATGGGAAtgttatgaaaatgttgctaCCTTAATTTGAAGCTGCAAAAACTTGACATATTGAACAGCTTCCTCAAGCATGGTGCTAATGTCCACCTTGGTTCCATTAGGGACAAGGGTCTGCAAGATTCTCAATCTTTCATTTATTCTTTCTCTTCTCCTCTACACAACAAAAGATGAAATATTGGTTATTTGCGAATTGAAATACGCGCTAAAGAAATAAATTTCAAAGAGGACTTACTCTTGCATAAATGCTTTGAGAATCAGTTGCAGGACCATTTCTTGCTCTTGATTTTCTACATAAATTCGACACTTCATGACATGTTCCCTCATTTAGCTCCATGGAAGCATTTGAGCTCCTAAATCTTTTTGCAGGATTCTCCATGTTTTCGGTTCTATCCTCTTCTGAAACAAACATCATTTCATGCTCCCTCTTAGCTTGCAAATTGTTGTCAGGAGCATGAGCCAGTTTCCCTGGCTCTAAACATGACCTTTCATGATCAATGCCTTCATAGTTTATCTGTTTGATTAAGCTATCATCCAAATATTGTGGACTAAAAAACATGGACAATGAATCAATGTGAGTTGCCGGATCACATAAGTATGGTCCATTACTTGCTGTGACTGTAGAAAAGATATCATCACTATGATCTGTGCTTGAGCTACTCCCTTGGGGGAAACACATAAAGTTAGCATTAGAAGGAAAACATGAATAGTTTCCACCAAGGAACTGAGTCATGAAATCAGCTTCTTCAGCTGTGTACTGTCCACTAAGAGAATCCCACTCTTGAGAAATCAATTGGGTGGGTTCCA is a window of Lathyrus oleraceus cultivar Zhongwan6 chromosome 6, CAAS_Psat_ZW6_1.0, whole genome shotgun sequence DNA encoding:
- the LOC127092927 gene encoding transcription factor bHLH139, giving the protein MEPTQLISQEWDSLSGQYTAEEADFMTQFLGGNYSCFPSNANFMCFPQGSSSSTDHSDDIFSTVTASNGPYLCDPATHIDSLSMFFSPQYLDDSLIKQINYEGIDHERSCLEPGKLAHAPDNNLQAKREHEMMFVSEEDRTENMENPAKRFRSSNASMELNEGTCHEVSNLCRKSRARNGPATDSQSIYARRRRERINERLRILQTLVPNGTKVDISTMLEEAVQYVKFLQLQIKVLSSDDMWMYAPIAYNGINIGLDLSFS